Proteins from a single region of Terriglobales bacterium:
- a CDS encoding YciI family protein, whose protein sequence is MQYMLLIYLDENSLSEAERAQCYQDSAGFARQLHTRRQYVSAAPLYPTSSAKSVRVKNGKTMVTDGPFAETHEQLGGFFLIEADSIDRATEIASQIPAGRWGTVEVRPVLQVEGLPEAASA, encoded by the coding sequence ATGCAATATATGTTGCTCATTTACCTTGACGAAAATTCGCTCAGCGAAGCCGAGCGGGCACAGTGCTATCAGGATTCCGCTGGATTCGCCAGACAGCTCCACACCAGACGCCAGTACGTCTCAGCGGCTCCGCTTTATCCGACTTCTTCCGCCAAGAGCGTGCGGGTTAAGAACGGAAAGACGATGGTCACGGATGGTCCGTTCGCCGAAACCCACGAGCAGCTCGGGGGATTTTTCCTGATCGAAGCCGACAGCATCGATAGAGCCACGGAAATCGCCAGCCAGATTCCTGCAGGCAGGTGGGGCACGGTAGAAGTTCGTCCCGTCCTGCAGGTAGAGGGCCTGCCTGAGGCTGCTTCGGCGTAA
- a CDS encoding GH92 family glycosyl hydrolase — translation MDKLYQRELMHTFGSWTASLLLIVIACSCSNAQSAKYIDPFMGTEGGGHVFPGPSLPFGMIKPGPDMSPNTGNAGWLPDGNINGFSQTHVSGTGGGAKYGNVLIQPTTDDVLPNDFSSPRQDENAAVGFYSVNLTRYSAKVEITASRRVALYRFTYPEASKANILFDAGHCLSSGARQHEDQRLTASSVKVLSPSEVSGSTTVIGGWNQQTRPYTVYFYAISDTPATASGTWLNGALSAGAREQQASDGGKAGAWLQFRTKAGQQVRLKIGISFIGVEQAKLNATREISGFDFDKTRGAAEAAWNKALSTIEIRGVSPDQMQLFYTSLYHTMLMPVDRTGENPLWKSSEPYYDDFYAIWDTFRSSGPLLTLIAPDRQAASVRALIDIYRHDGYMPDARSGNFNGRTQGGSNAEFFVTDAYLKKLPGIDWNDGYAAEVKDAEVPPENQFKEGRGGLEDYKSLGYASIESVDRPGSKQMEYAADDFEVALLAKALGKTADYEKYLARSQNWEKLWDPDFEDGGFKGFIRPRHRDGSWKQDFTALQHCTWGGDTFYEGNSWTYSTFVPQDVAGMIQKSGGKDVFVKRLDAFFDVPGRYDVGNEPGFLAPYLYIWAGRQDKTAERVREIIARNYHTGREGIPGNDDSGAMGSWYAFGVIGIFPNAGQDVYLIGSPAIPETTFHLINGKTFTIEAKNVSSENKYVISAEWNGKPYNQGWFRHDDILRGGRLGLVMGPQPGKWPNGPPPPSSSDARTAY, via the coding sequence ATGGACAAACTTTATCAGAGAGAACTCATGCACACATTTGGTTCATGGACAGCGTCGCTGTTGTTGATCGTGATCGCATGCAGTTGCAGCAATGCCCAGTCCGCGAAGTACATCGATCCCTTTATGGGAACTGAAGGCGGCGGACACGTCTTTCCCGGCCCCAGCCTGCCGTTCGGCATGATCAAACCTGGTCCTGACATGAGTCCCAATACGGGAAACGCCGGCTGGCTGCCTGACGGAAACATCAACGGCTTCAGTCAGACGCACGTAAGCGGTACCGGCGGAGGAGCAAAGTACGGAAATGTCCTCATTCAGCCCACAACAGACGACGTTCTGCCCAATGACTTCAGTTCACCGCGGCAGGACGAGAACGCGGCCGTTGGCTTTTACAGCGTGAATCTCACGCGTTATTCGGCAAAGGTTGAGATCACCGCTTCGCGACGAGTCGCGCTATATCGGTTTACCTATCCCGAGGCGTCGAAAGCCAACATTCTGTTCGACGCCGGCCACTGTCTTAGCAGCGGAGCCAGACAGCACGAGGATCAACGCCTGACCGCCTCGTCCGTGAAAGTCCTTTCTCCAAGTGAGGTAAGCGGCTCCACGACCGTGATCGGTGGATGGAACCAGCAGACCAGACCGTACACCGTCTATTTTTATGCGATCAGCGATACGCCCGCGACTGCGTCAGGGACATGGCTCAACGGTGCTTTGAGTGCCGGAGCGCGCGAACAGCAGGCGAGTGATGGAGGTAAAGCCGGAGCCTGGTTGCAATTCCGTACCAAAGCGGGACAGCAGGTTCGGCTCAAGATCGGGATCTCTTTTATTGGCGTCGAGCAGGCGAAGCTCAACGCGACTCGCGAAATCTCTGGCTTCGATTTTGACAAGACGCGTGGAGCAGCCGAGGCAGCTTGGAACAAGGCGCTTAGCACGATAGAAATCAGAGGTGTAAGTCCCGATCAGATGCAACTGTTCTACACCTCGCTCTATCACACGATGCTTATGCCGGTAGATCGCACAGGAGAGAATCCGCTTTGGAAATCCAGCGAGCCGTATTACGACGATTTCTACGCGATCTGGGACACATTCCGCAGTTCCGGACCGCTACTCACGTTGATTGCGCCCGATCGGCAGGCAGCGAGCGTACGTGCTCTGATCGACATCTATCGCCATGACGGATACATGCCCGATGCCCGAAGTGGGAATTTCAACGGACGCACCCAGGGCGGCAGCAACGCCGAGTTTTTCGTTACGGATGCGTATCTTAAGAAGCTTCCTGGAATCGACTGGAATGATGGATATGCAGCAGAAGTCAAAGACGCAGAGGTCCCTCCTGAGAATCAGTTCAAGGAAGGCCGTGGTGGGCTGGAGGATTATAAGTCGCTCGGTTACGCAAGTATCGAAAGCGTCGATCGTCCCGGTTCCAAGCAGATGGAGTATGCAGCCGACGATTTTGAGGTCGCACTGTTAGCCAAAGCTCTCGGCAAAACTGCCGATTACGAGAAGTACCTGGCAAGATCGCAAAATTGGGAAAAGCTCTGGGATCCAGATTTTGAAGACGGCGGATTCAAAGGGTTCATTCGCCCGCGTCATCGCGACGGATCATGGAAGCAGGACTTCACGGCGCTGCAGCACTGCACGTGGGGCGGGGATACGTTTTACGAAGGCAATTCCTGGACGTACTCAACCTTCGTTCCTCAGGACGTAGCTGGAATGATCCAAAAATCGGGAGGCAAAGATGTCTTTGTGAAACGTCTCGACGCGTTTTTCGATGTTCCCGGACGGTACGATGTCGGTAACGAACCAGGATTTCTGGCTCCATACCTGTATATTTGGGCAGGCAGACAGGACAAAACCGCTGAACGTGTTCGCGAAATCATAGCCAGGAACTATCACACGGGCCGAGAGGGAATTCCCGGCAACGACGATTCCGGCGCGATGGGCTCATGGTACGCCTTCGGAGTGATCGGTATCTTTCCCAATGCGGGACAAGACGTGTACCTGATCGGCAGTCCGGCAATTCCCGAAACGACCTTTCATCTGATTAATGGAAAGACCTTCACGATCGAAGCAAAGAACGTCTCATCCGAAAACAAATACGTGATCTCAGCGGAGTGG